The proteins below come from a single Kitasatospora sp. NBC_00315 genomic window:
- a CDS encoding TOMM precursor leader peptide-binding protein: MTTTLAAPPLEPARAALESALAARADAAGLPAPAVAALGGADLLGGAPEPPGRARQRAGAGVHLSAQAVLIGPWGGAPDAAPACGTCLAMRWQRLRSRTEREALETGLETTALDAGWPVLPDHTLDAVWALYLLAVDEERPAAALPRVTRLDLETLQAHTVPLLAEPLCPACATASAERPGEGPVLPLRSRAKSGPDGYRLRPAASYELPAAALANPVCGVLGAGTWSDVGSPTTAPVAGSVFMRGYAGLTDVTWSGQANSFRASRDLAFLEGLERYAGTHRRHIAEPVLDSYRNLAGGALDPRECGLYAPQTYRDDPMLSPFDPDRPIPWVRGWSLRDERAVLVPARLCYYSAGLASDSFVFECSNGCAIGSCLEEAILFGLLELIERDSFLLGWYGRAPLTEIDLASCPGADLRAMVDRAALQGYDVHVFDNRIDLAVPVVTGLAVRRDGAPGTLAFAAGAAFGPEQAVESAVSEILTYLPHLPGQVRERPAELAAMAEDFGLVRRLPDHAALFGLPQMARYAESYLEPAALRPFEEVYATWSKARPRSRDLLDDVLFCRDELAGAGFDVIVVDQTSPEQRRLGLSTVCTIVPGLLPIDFGWSRQRALGMPRLRTAQRRAGLRSTDLGETELRRVPHPFP; the protein is encoded by the coding sequence ATGACCACCACTCTCGCCGCCCCGCCGCTGGAGCCGGCCCGGGCCGCGCTCGAAAGCGCCCTCGCGGCCCGTGCGGACGCCGCCGGCCTGCCCGCTCCGGCGGTCGCCGCCCTCGGCGGAGCCGACCTGCTGGGCGGCGCGCCCGAGCCGCCCGGGCGGGCCCGGCAGCGGGCCGGCGCCGGCGTCCACCTCAGCGCGCAGGCCGTCCTGATCGGCCCGTGGGGCGGCGCGCCGGACGCCGCACCGGCCTGCGGGACGTGCCTGGCCATGCGCTGGCAGCGGCTGCGCAGCCGGACCGAACGCGAGGCGCTGGAGACCGGTCTGGAGACCACGGCGCTGGACGCCGGCTGGCCGGTGCTGCCCGACCACACGCTGGACGCGGTCTGGGCGCTGTACCTGCTGGCCGTGGACGAGGAGCGCCCGGCGGCGGCGCTGCCCCGGGTCACCCGGCTGGATCTGGAGACCCTCCAGGCGCACACCGTGCCGCTGCTCGCCGAACCGCTCTGCCCGGCCTGCGCGACGGCCTCGGCCGAGCGGCCCGGCGAGGGCCCGGTGCTGCCCCTGCGCTCCCGCGCCAAGAGCGGCCCGGACGGCTACCGGCTGCGCCCGGCCGCCTCCTACGAGCTGCCCGCCGCCGCGCTGGCGAACCCGGTCTGCGGCGTGCTCGGCGCCGGCACCTGGTCGGACGTCGGCTCGCCGACCACCGCGCCGGTCGCGGGCAGCGTCTTCATGCGCGGCTACGCCGGTCTCACCGACGTGACCTGGAGCGGGCAGGCCAACTCGTTCCGCGCCAGCCGGGATCTGGCCTTCCTGGAGGGTCTGGAGCGGTACGCGGGCACGCACCGGCGGCACATCGCCGAGCCGGTGCTGGACTCGTACCGGAACCTGGCCGGGGGCGCGCTGGATCCGCGCGAGTGCGGCCTCTACGCACCGCAGACCTACCGGGACGACCCGATGCTCAGCCCCTTCGATCCGGACCGGCCGATCCCCTGGGTGCGGGGCTGGTCGCTGCGCGACGAGCGGGCGGTGCTCGTTCCCGCGCGGCTCTGCTACTACAGTGCGGGCCTGGCCTCGGACAGCTTCGTCTTCGAGTGCTCCAACGGCTGCGCGATCGGGAGCTGCCTGGAGGAGGCGATCCTGTTCGGCCTGCTGGAGCTGATCGAGCGCGATTCCTTCCTGCTCGGCTGGTACGGCCGGGCCCCGCTGACCGAGATCGACCTCGCCTCCTGCCCCGGCGCCGACCTGCGGGCCATGGTCGACCGGGCGGCCCTGCAGGGGTACGACGTGCACGTGTTCGACAACCGGATCGATCTGGCCGTCCCGGTCGTGACCGGCCTGGCGGTGCGCCGCGACGGCGCTCCCGGGACGCTGGCCTTCGCGGCCGGCGCGGCCTTCGGCCCGGAGCAGGCGGTGGAGTCGGCCGTCTCGGAGATCCTCACCTACCTGCCGCACCTGCCCGGCCAGGTGCGCGAGCGTCCGGCCGAACTGGCCGCCATGGCGGAGGACTTCGGGCTGGTCCGGCGGCTGCCCGACCACGCCGCGCTGTTCGGCCTCCCGCAGATGGCCCGGTACGCGGAGAGCTATCTGGAGCCGGCCGCGCTGCGGCCGTTCGAGGAGGTCTACGCCACCTGGTCGAAGGCCCGGCCGCGCTCGCGGGATCTGCTGGACGACGTCCTGTTCTGCCGCGACGAACTGGCCGGGGCCGGTTTCGACGTGATCGTGGTGGACCAGACCTCGCCGGAGCAGCGGCGGCTCGGCCTCAGTACGGTCTGCACCATCGTCCCCGGACTGCTGCCGATCGACTTCGGCTGGTCGCGTCAGCGCGCCCTGGGGATGCCCCGGCTGCGGACGGCGCAGCGGCGCGCCGGGCTGCGCTCCACCGACCTCGGTGAGACGGAACTGCGCCGGGTGCCGCACCCGTTCCCCTGA
- a CDS encoding amidohydrolase: protein MTATPATPAAPGPPTAARGPSAAPGPSATPGSTAPPAVPPVAGASGTADPDLAAAAEFYLDLHRNPELSGQEERTAARFAARLGAAGYQVQAGIGGHGVVGVLENGPGPVVLVRAELDALPVEERTGLPYASTARARAADGTVVPVMHACGHDVHLACAAGAASALARAAGQWRGTVVVVGQPAEETLRGARAMLADGLYRRCAPPSVVLAQHTAPLPAGMVAHGTGPVTAGSVTLEVVIHGRGGHASAPHLAVDPVLAAAALVLRLQGVVPQETSPAEQVVLTVGSLRAGGSANVVPDSATLGVTVRAFADHVLERVVAAVHRIARAESDASRCPREPTVRITSRSGVNLPDAGLTAEVAAAHRAAFGAQRVTGWPPAMATEDFPLFGEAGRALHGVAGIRTAYWMLGVVGPRQWSAAPGASAAEKLAALPPNHSPEFRPHVGLTLRTGITALVSAATSQLDRPAGPAPAG, encoded by the coding sequence ATGACCGCCACGCCCGCGACACCCGCCGCACCCGGGCCGCCCACCGCCGCACGCGGGCCCAGCGCCGCACCCGGGCCCAGCGCCACACCCGGAAGCACCGCTCCGCCGGCCGTCCCGCCGGTGGCGGGCGCGAGCGGGACGGCCGACCCCGATCTCGCCGCCGCGGCCGAGTTCTACCTCGACCTGCACCGCAACCCCGAGCTGTCCGGCCAGGAGGAGCGCACCGCGGCCCGCTTCGCGGCCCGGCTCGGCGCGGCCGGATACCAAGTCCAGGCCGGGATCGGCGGCCACGGCGTGGTCGGCGTGCTGGAGAACGGCCCCGGCCCGGTGGTGCTGGTGCGGGCCGAACTCGACGCCCTGCCGGTCGAGGAGCGCACCGGCCTGCCGTACGCCAGCACGGCCCGGGCCAGAGCGGCGGACGGAACAGTGGTCCCGGTCATGCACGCCTGCGGCCATGACGTCCACCTGGCCTGCGCGGCGGGGGCCGCGAGCGCCCTGGCGCGCGCGGCCGGGCAGTGGCGGGGCACCGTGGTGGTGGTCGGCCAGCCCGCGGAGGAGACGCTGCGGGGCGCGCGGGCGATGCTGGCCGACGGCCTCTACCGGCGGTGCGCGCCGCCCTCGGTGGTGCTCGCGCAGCACACCGCCCCGCTGCCGGCCGGCATGGTGGCGCACGGCACGGGTCCGGTGACGGCCGGCAGCGTCACCCTGGAGGTGGTGATCCACGGGAGGGGCGGGCACGCCTCCGCCCCGCACCTGGCGGTCGATCCGGTGCTGGCCGCCGCCGCCCTGGTGCTGCGCCTGCAGGGCGTCGTCCCGCAGGAGACGAGCCCCGCCGAGCAGGTGGTGCTCACCGTCGGCTCACTGCGGGCGGGCGGCTCGGCGAACGTCGTGCCGGACAGCGCGACGCTGGGGGTGACCGTCCGGGCCTTCGCCGACCACGTGCTGGAGCGGGTGGTCGCCGCCGTGCACCGGATCGCCCGGGCGGAGTCCGACGCCTCCCGGTGCCCGCGCGAGCCGACCGTCCGGATCACCTCCCGCTCCGGGGTCAACCTGCCGGACGCCGGGCTGACGGCGGAGGTGGCCGCCGCCCACCGGGCCGCCTTCGGCGCGCAGCGGGTGACCGGCTGGCCGCCCGCCATGGCCACCGAGGACTTCCCGCTGTTCGGCGAGGCCGGGCGGGCGCTGCACGGGGTGGCGGGGATCCGGACGGCCTACTGGATGCTGGGCGTGGTCGGCCCGCGGCAGTGGTCGGCCGCACCCGGGGCGAGCGCGGCCGAGAAACTGGCCGCGCTGCCTCCCAACCACTCCCCGGAGTTCCGTCCGCACGTCGGCCTGACGCTGCGTACGGGCATCACCGCGCTGGTGTCGGCGGCCACCTCCCAGCTGGACCGGCCGGCGGGACCGGCGCCCGCCGGGTGA
- a CDS encoding thiazolylpeptide-type bacteriocin, translating to MAANGIADTNLASLAQEILNLESETFEISDYSDASEVMLGSSTSCSSTSTCSSTTSTTSCTA from the coding sequence ATGGCTGCCAACGGCATCGCGGACACCAACCTCGCCTCCCTCGCGCAGGAGATCCTGAACCTGGAGTCGGAGACCTTCGAGATCAGCGACTACTCGGACGCCAGTGAGGTCATGCTCGGCTCGTCCACCAGCTGCTCCAGCACCAGCACCTGCTCCAGCACCACCAGCACCACCAGCTGCACCGCCTGA
- a CDS encoding ABC transporter ATP-binding protein → MSTAGTTTGPAVALDGVTKRYGEVVALDGVSLSVERGEFFGILGPNGAGKTTLVEIVVGLRRPDTGTVAVLGESPWPRNTALLRRLGVQTQSSAFFTRLTALEHLRTVAALYGLDRAAAGRALELVDLSAKGRSRVDDLSGGQRQRLALATALIHQPDLIFLDEPTAALDPQARRSLWELLRSLRGEGRTIVCTTHHLEEAEALCDRVAIVARGSVLALDTPAGLVRSLAAPARLFVPSDRLSVARARGVEGVDRVTVEGGELVIETRVANRVLVGLGSVVGMDAIRTRTATLEDAYLSLTGAVSSAAPAAPGSGTPAPGTPGSAATADLGPTPGVEHRP, encoded by the coding sequence ATGAGCACAGCTGGAACGACGACCGGCCCGGCGGTGGCGCTCGACGGCGTCACCAAGCGGTACGGGGAGGTGGTGGCGCTCGACGGGGTGTCGCTGTCGGTGGAACGCGGCGAGTTCTTCGGCATCCTCGGGCCCAACGGCGCGGGCAAGACCACCCTGGTGGAGATCGTGGTGGGGCTACGCCGCCCCGACACCGGGACGGTGGCCGTGCTCGGCGAGAGCCCCTGGCCGCGCAACACCGCGCTGCTGCGGCGGCTCGGCGTCCAGACCCAGTCCTCGGCGTTCTTCACCCGGTTGACCGCGCTGGAGCACCTGCGGACGGTCGCCGCGCTGTACGGTCTGGACCGCGCGGCGGCCGGGCGCGCGCTGGAGCTGGTCGACCTGTCGGCCAAGGGGCGCAGCCGGGTCGACGACCTGTCCGGCGGGCAGCGTCAGCGGCTGGCGCTGGCCACCGCGCTGATCCACCAGCCCGACCTGATCTTCCTCGACGAGCCGACCGCGGCACTGGATCCGCAGGCCCGGCGCTCGCTCTGGGAGCTGCTGCGCTCGCTGCGCGGCGAGGGGCGGACGATCGTGTGCACCACCCATCACCTGGAGGAGGCGGAGGCGCTCTGCGACCGGGTGGCCATCGTGGCGCGCGGCTCGGTGCTGGCCCTGGACACCCCCGCCGGCCTGGTCAGGTCGCTCGCCGCGCCGGCGCGGCTGTTCGTCCCCTCGGACCGGCTCTCGGTGGCGCGGGCCCGGGGCGTCGAGGGCGTCGACCGGGTCACCGTCGAGGGCGGGGAGCTGGTGATCGAGACCAGGGTCGCCAACCGGGTACTGGTGGGGCTCGGGTCGGTGGTCGGCATGGACGCGATCCGGACCCGCACGGCCACCCTGGAGGACGCCTACCTCAGCCTGACCGGCGCCGTGAGCAGCGCCGCCCCCGCCGCCCCCGGCTCCGGCACACCGGCCCCCGGCACACCCGGCTCCGCCGCCACCGCAGACCTCGGCCCGACACCCGGAGTGGAGCACCGCCCGTGA
- a CDS encoding DUF885 domain-containing protein: protein MADLPITPRRIADDHVDRLVALDPMTSTRLGLHPEDQRQPDLSPEGSAALAGLDRDTLAALDALEAPGSAWADPADRACARLLRERLTAALAAYDAGDDHRRLRNIAGPVHQVRDILTLMATESDEDWAAVAGRLRNVPGALDGYRATLGEGLSRGLLSAPRQVAAVIDQLTAWTGEATGRPGWFTGFAADGPERLRPELDAAALRATAAVAGFRDWLRETYAPAAAGTPDAVGRERYLRAVRFGTGADLDVDEAYAWAWGEFHRLRDEMAVEARRVLPGATPVGAMRHLEEEGHAVKGAEGIRDWLQRLMDDAIEALDGKHFDIAGPIRRVESRLAPEGSSAAAYYTAPSLDFSRPGRTHLPTLGRESFPTWQLVSTWYHEGVPGHHLQLAQWVACADRLSRYQVTLGKVSANLEGWALYSERLMDDLGFFAEPAHRLGFLDEQMLRTIRVIIDIGMHLRLAVPADSGFHPGERWTPELATEFMAAFNGSPPEVRTSEIDRYLGWPGQAIGYKLGERAWLQGREAARRRHGAGFDLKAWHMAALSQGSLGLDDLADNLASL from the coding sequence ATGGCAGACCTCCCGATCACCCCGCGCCGCATCGCGGACGACCACGTCGACCGGCTCGTGGCCCTCGATCCGATGACCTCGACCCGACTGGGCCTGCACCCGGAGGACCAGCGGCAGCCCGACCTCTCCCCCGAGGGCTCCGCGGCCCTCGCCGGCCTGGACCGCGACACGCTCGCCGCTCTCGACGCGCTCGAAGCACCCGGCTCCGCCTGGGCGGACCCGGCCGACCGGGCCTGTGCCCGGCTGCTGCGCGAACGCCTCACCGCCGCGCTCGCCGCGTACGACGCGGGCGACGACCACCGCCGGCTGCGCAACATCGCGGGGCCCGTCCACCAGGTGCGGGACATCCTCACCCTGATGGCCACCGAGAGCGACGAGGACTGGGCGGCGGTGGCCGGACGGCTGCGCAACGTGCCCGGCGCGCTGGACGGCTACCGGGCCACCCTCGGCGAGGGCCTCTCCCGGGGCCTGCTCTCGGCGCCGCGCCAGGTCGCGGCGGTGATCGACCAGCTGACCGCGTGGACGGGGGAGGCCACCGGCCGGCCCGGCTGGTTCACCGGGTTCGCCGCCGACGGCCCGGAGCGCCTGCGCCCCGAACTGGACGCCGCCGCGCTGCGGGCCACCGCCGCCGTGGCCGGGTTCCGCGACTGGCTGCGGGAGACCTACGCCCCCGCCGCCGCCGGCACCCCGGACGCCGTGGGCCGCGAGCGCTACCTGCGCGCCGTCCGGTTCGGCACCGGGGCCGACCTCGACGTGGACGAGGCCTACGCCTGGGCCTGGGGCGAGTTCCACCGGCTCAGGGACGAGATGGCGGTGGAGGCCAGGCGCGTGCTGCCCGGCGCCACGCCCGTCGGGGCGATGCGGCACCTGGAGGAGGAAGGGCACGCGGTCAAGGGGGCGGAGGGGATCCGCGACTGGCTCCAACGGCTCATGGACGACGCGATCGAGGCCCTCGACGGCAAGCACTTCGACATCGCCGGCCCGATCCGCCGGGTGGAGTCACGGCTCGCGCCCGAGGGAAGCTCCGCCGCCGCCTACTACACCGCGCCGAGCCTGGACTTCAGCCGCCCCGGCCGCACCCACCTGCCCACCCTGGGCCGGGAGTCCTTCCCGACCTGGCAGCTGGTCAGCACCTGGTACCACGAGGGTGTCCCCGGCCACCACCTGCAGCTCGCCCAGTGGGTCGCCTGCGCCGACCGGCTCAGCCGCTACCAGGTCACCCTGGGCAAGGTGAGCGCCAACCTGGAGGGCTGGGCGCTGTACTCCGAGCGCCTGATGGACGACCTGGGCTTCTTCGCCGAACCCGCGCACCGGCTCGGCTTCCTGGACGAACAGATGCTGCGCACCATCCGGGTGATCATCGACATCGGCATGCACCTGCGCCTGGCCGTCCCCGCCGACTCCGGGTTCCACCCCGGCGAGCGCTGGACACCCGAGCTGGCGACGGAGTTCATGGCCGCCTTCAACGGCTCCCCGCCCGAGGTGCGCACGAGCGAGATCGACCGCTACCTCGGCTGGCCCGGCCAGGCCATCGGCTACAAGCTCGGCGAACGCGCCTGGCTCCAGGGGCGCGAGGCCGCCCGCCGGCGGCACGGCGCCGGGTTCGACCTCAAGGCCTGGCACATGGCCGCGCTCTCCCAGGGCTCGCTCGGCCTGGACGA
- a CDS encoding ABC transporter permease, whose product MSAYTAMTRATYLAYVRDRTSVFFTFAFPLLFLVVFGLIFRGQSVDGGLPFIDYTAPGVLAWGIGNAALFGVAFTLMHWRRDDLLRLVWRTPTPLPSVLASRYAVALGTGLVQALLFTGVALLPVFGLHLSSSWPLALPVLLFGVTAFAAIGLVVGALANTPEAVAAIANCVMVPMAFLSGAFYPIDLMPGWLRTLSRALPLRYFVDGITDALAGRGGVGGPAIACLGLAVFAALFGALAARTFRWSNRT is encoded by the coding sequence GTGAGCGCCTACACCGCCATGACCAGGGCCACCTACCTGGCCTACGTCCGGGACCGCACCTCGGTCTTCTTCACCTTCGCGTTCCCGCTGCTGTTCCTCGTCGTGTTCGGCCTGATCTTCCGCGGGCAGTCGGTGGACGGCGGTCTGCCGTTCATCGACTACACCGCGCCCGGGGTGCTCGCCTGGGGCATCGGCAACGCGGCGCTGTTCGGGGTGGCCTTCACCCTGATGCACTGGCGCCGCGACGACCTCTTGCGGCTCGTCTGGCGTACGCCCACCCCGCTGCCCTCGGTGCTCGCCTCGCGCTACGCGGTGGCGCTGGGCACCGGCCTGGTCCAGGCCCTGCTGTTCACCGGCGTGGCCCTGCTGCCCGTGTTCGGCCTGCACCTCTCCTCGTCCTGGCCGCTGGCGCTGCCGGTGCTGCTGTTCGGCGTCACCGCCTTCGCCGCCATCGGGCTGGTGGTCGGCGCTCTGGCGAACACCCCGGAGGCGGTGGCCGCGATCGCCAACTGCGTGATGGTGCCGATGGCCTTCCTGTCGGGGGCGTTCTACCCCATCGACCTGATGCCCGGCTGGCTCCGCACCCTCTCCCGGGCCCTGCCGCTGCGCTACTTCGTCGACGGGATCACCGACGCCCTCGCCGGTCGGGGCGGGGTCGGCGGGCCCGCCATCGCCTGCCTCGGACTCGCCGTGTTCGCCGCCCTGTTCGGGGCGCTGGCCGCCCGGACCTTCCGTTGGAGCAACCGGACATGA